TCTGGGGGTGGCCTTTGATCACCATGGTGCCAATCTAGCCCTCACCCTAGAGGCTGCTCATTCTCGGCGGCGTGTGCTTCATGCGGCTGACACTACTGGTCGGGCTGTGGTCAGTGTGTTAGCTCAGCAGGTAATCAAGCGTCCCAATATCCAGGTATTGTCGCCTGCCATCGTCATCGACCTGTGGATAGAGGCTGATCGCTGTCATGGTGTCTATCTGGCTTACCAACAGCGTTTGTACTGGCTCCAGGCTAATGCTGTTATCTTGGCAACGGGTGGCGGGGGTCAAGTGTTTGCCCACACCACTAACCCTGCCTTGAGCACAGGTGATGGTGTAGCCATGGCATGGCGATCGGGCGCTTGGTTACGAGACTTAGAATTTGTCCAATTTCATCCCACAGCCCTGGCCAAGCCCGGTGCTCCCCATTTTCTGATCAGCGAAGCTGTGCGAGGTGAAGGAGCACACCTGTTAGACCATACTAATCACCGCTTTGCCTTTGACTATCATGCTAAGGGTGAACTAGCTCCTCGTGATGTCGTCAGCCGTGCTATTTTCAGCCATTTACAGCAAACGGGAGCATCCCATGTTTGGTTAGACTTGCGCCCTATTGCTCCAGACAAAATCCAATACCGCTTTCCTAACATCATTCGAGTTTGCCAAGCATGGGGCGTGGATGTGTTTCGTGAACCTATACCCGTCAGCCCAGCCGCCCACTACTGGATGGGGGGTGTGGCCGTAGATCATGTCCGCACCTCTATTCCAGGGTTGTATGCCGTTGGAGAAGTTGCTAGCACGGGTGTGCATGGTGCCAATCGCTTGGCAAGTAACTCATTGCTGGAATGTATTGTATTCGGTGCCTGCTTGAAGACAGAGATGGAAGACCTTAAGTGGTTAGAACCCAAGCAGCAGCCTCCGGTAAGGGTGCAAGATGATGTAGACATCGACAAGAGCAACATAACTAGCGACTTAACTAGTGACATAACTGTGGTGCAAGAGCTGCGATCGACCCTTCCAGAGTTGGTTTGGCAGAGTGCAGGCATCTGCCGTACGGGCAACCAGTTAACAGCCGCGATCGACCAAGTAGCTCAATGGCGACAGGTATTCGCCAACTTAGCCCTAACCCGCAGGTTAACCACGATCGCAACCCCCACTGAGTTAGGGACGGTTGGGTTGACAGATTCTCAGGTGCGGCTCTGGAGTGAAACCCGCAACCTACTGGATATCAGCTATTTGATTCTTGAAAGTGCTGCGTTTCGCACAGAAAGTCGGGGGGGACATTTCCGGAGCGATTACCCAACCCCCCAAGCTGACTGGCAAGTTCACACGTTGATTCATCACCATCACATTACCAAATCACCTCCCATCCCGATGGCATAGCCTTTGCCAAGTGTTCACAGGTTTCCATCTTACGGTTGAAAATAGTCTTGCAATGCTTTTACCGTTAAGGATTGAGTTTGTAGGGAACGAATAGCACTTGCTGTCGCTCTAGCACCAGCGATCGTCGTAACGATCGGAATTTTGTAGGCCAAGGCGGTGCGCCGAATGAGACGACCATCTGCCCGTGCTTCTTCCCCAGAGGGAGTATTCAGGATAAGCTGAATCTGATTACTCTTGATCAGGTCAAGCACGTTGGGGCGGCCTTCGTGGAGTTTCAGCACCAGTTCTACTGCTAGTCCCTGCGCTCGCAATGCCTTGCAGGTGCCATCGGTGGCAATCAGGGTAAAGCCCAATTCTAGAAACTCCTTAGCAACAGGCACAATTGTAGCCTTGTCTCGATTACTAACGGTTAGCAACACTGCCCCCGACAAGGGCAACTCTTGAGAAGCAGCTAGCTCCGCCTTGGCAAATGCGATGCCAAAGCTAGTGTCAATGCCCATGACCTCACCCGTTGACCGCATTTCTGGCCCTAGGATGGTATCCGTACCAGAAAACTTGGCAAAGGGCAGCACAGCTTCTTTTACTGCTATGTGACGGGGGATTATCTCCTGGGTAAAGCCTAGCTCTGACAGAGTTTTGCCAGAGGCGATGCGGGCGGCAAGCTTGGCCAAGGGCACACCGATCGCCTTAGAAACAAAAGGTACTGTCCGTGATGCGCGAGGATTAGCCTCCAAAATGTAGACCTGCTCACCTTGGATAGCAAACTGAATATTGATCAGACCAACCACACTAAGGCGCTTGGCCAGTTGTATCGTCCAGGTGCGGATAGTGCTCAGAACAGCATCAGACAGGGAGACCGTTGGCAAGGAACAAGCAGAGTCTCCAGAGTGGATCCCAGCTTCTTCGATGTGC
This genomic interval from Cyanobacteriota bacterium contains the following:
- the nadB gene encoding L-aspartate oxidase, with protein sequence MTNDRSFDVIVVGAGAAGLYAALCLPQSLQVGLISKEPLSLSASDWAQGGIAAAIAPDDSPELHIADTLKAGAGLCEPAAVRFLAEQAPACIQALVDLGVAFDHHGANLALTLEAAHSRRRVLHAADTTGRAVVSVLAQQVIKRPNIQVLSPAIVIDLWIEADRCHGVYLAYQQRLYWLQANAVILATGGGGQVFAHTTNPALSTGDGVAMAWRSGAWLRDLEFVQFHPTALAKPGAPHFLISEAVRGEGAHLLDHTNHRFAFDYHAKGELAPRDVVSRAIFSHLQQTGASHVWLDLRPIAPDKIQYRFPNIIRVCQAWGVDVFREPIPVSPAAHYWMGGVAVDHVRTSIPGLYAVGEVASTGVHGANRLASNSLLECIVFGACLKTEMEDLKWLEPKQQPPVRVQDDVDIDKSNITSDLTSDITVVQELRSTLPELVWQSAGICRTGNQLTAAIDQVAQWRQVFANLALTRRLTTIATPTELGTVGLTDSQVRLWSETRNLLDISYLILESAAFRTESRGGHFRSDYPTPQADWQVHTLIHHHHITKSPPIPMA
- the carB gene encoding carbamoyl-phosphate synthase large subunit — its product is DTSDRLYFEPLTKEDVLNIIEAEHPEGVIIQFGGQTPLKLSVPLQTYLERAAREGSSIPTKIWGTSPDSIDTAEDRERFEAILKELGIAQPANGIARSVEEALAVAQKISYPVVVRPSYVLGGRAMEIVYSDAELEHYMTYAVQVEPDHPILVDKYLENAIEVDVDAIADHTGHVVIGGIMEHIEEAGIHSGDSACSLPTVSLSDAVLSTIRTWTIQLAKRLSVVGLINIQFAIQGEQVYILEANPRASRTVPFVSKAIGVPLAKLAARIASGKTLSELGFTQEIIPRHIAVKEAVLPFAKFSGTDTILGPEMRSTGEVMGIDTSFGIAFAKAELAASQELPLSGAVLLTVSNRDKATIVPVAKEFLELGFTLIATDGTCKALRAQGLAVELVLKLHEGRPNVLDLIKSNQIQLILNTPSGEEARADGRLIRRTALAYKIPIVTTIAGARATASAIRSLQTQSLTVKALQDYFQP